In the Hyla sarda isolate aHylSar1 chromosome 9, aHylSar1.hap1, whole genome shotgun sequence genome, gctgcccagtggagtacccctttcatagaAAATTTTGCAACTTTGTAATACGTTGTCTTTTAATTCCTCGCTATTTTCCAAATCTCTGCTTGCcatcagtgaatggaaacattctTACTGCAAATAGAGACTGAAAATCTGTCTTTATTCTGAGGCATTGCAGAATGGCGCTGTACCAgctgtgttccccaacctgtgttgaaaaactacaactctcatcatgccctctacccttaggacagtgttttccaaacagtatgcctccagctgttaccaaactacaactcccagcatgcccggacagccaacggctgtccgggcatgctgggagttgtagtttggctacAATTAgcagcaccttggttgggaaacactggctgctgggtatgatgggagtcatGGGATCCTGGCATGACAACTGAAGGCTGATTGCTGTAGGTTTCCAATGTTTTCCCAacctgtgttgcaaaactacaactctcatcatgtcctaacagcttaaaggggtacttcggtggaaaacataattttttttttttttttttaatcaactggtgccagaaagttaaacagatttgtaaatgacttctattaaaaaatatttacccttccagtactttttagcagctgtatgctacagaggaagttcttttctttttgaatttctttttttgtcttgtccacagtgctctctgctgacacctgacgcccgtatcaggaactgtccatagcaggagaaaatccccattgaaaacctatgctgctctggaaagttcctctcacggacagaggtgtcagcagagagcactgtggacaagacaaaaaagaaattcaaaaagaaaagtatttcctctgtagcatacagctgctaataagtactggaagtgttaagattttttaatagaagtaatttacaaatctgtttaactttctggcaccagttttccaccggagcacccctttaaggccgaTTGGGGTGGGTTTCCAGCAGTGTTCCCTCAAActgtgttgcacaactacaactcttatCATGGCCTGACAACTGAAGTCTGATCGGGATGGGTTTCAAACAGTGTTTCCCActctgtgttgcaaaactacaactctcatcatgtcttgacagccaaaggctaagtGTGGTGGGTTTCCAGCAGTGTTTATAAACctgcgttgcaaaactacaactctcatcatgtcctCACAGCCGAAGGCTGATCGTGGTGGGTTTCCGGCAGAGTTCCCCAACTAGTGTTCCAAAACTAcgactctcatcatgccctgacagccttcaacatgatggaagttgtagttttgcaacggcttgaAGAGCCACAGGATgggaacactgctctatataCCACAAAAGGCTGTagggtcatgatgggagttgtagtgttgcaacttcTGGAGCGCCCTCGAATCGCCCTTTGCTGGTGGTTTAATACctaaaggcagtgttttccaaacagtgtgcctccagctgttgccaaactacaactcccagcatgcctggacagctttcggctgtccgggcatgctgagagttgtagtttggcaacagctgacaGCAcctaggttgggaaacactgctctatataccACCAAAGGCTGAAGGGTcacgatgggggttgtagttttgcaacttctggagcgCCATCGAATTGCCCTTCGCTAGTGGTTTAATACATAAATGAACCctaaaggcagtgttttccaaacagtgtgcctccagctgttgccaaactacaactcccagcatgcccggacagccgaaggctgtccgggcatgctgggagttgtagtttggcaagaaCTGACaggaccttggttgggaaacactgctctatataccACCAAAGGCAGAagggtcatgatgggagttgtagtttggcaacaaatGACAGCAccttggctgggaaacactgctctatataccACCAAAGGCTGAAGGGTcacgatgggggttgtagttttgcaacttctggagcgCCATCGAATTGCCCTTCGCTAGTGGTTTAATACATAAATGAACCctaaaggcagtgttttccaaacagtgtgcctccagctgttgccaaactacaactcccagcatgcccggacagccgaaggctgtccgggcatgctgggagttgtagtttggcaagaaCTGACaggaccttggttgggaaacactgctctatatactaCCAAAGGCAGAagggtcatgatgggagttgtagtttggcaacaaatGACAGCAccttggctgggaaacactgctctatataccACCAAAGGCTGAagggtcatgatgggagttgtagtttggcaacagctgacaGCACCTTGGCTggtaaacactgctctatataccACCAAAGGCTGAagggtcatgatgggagttgtagtttggcaacttctGTAGCGCTACAGGGTGAGGACCCCTTCTTTCTATCTTACCATGAGCGCACAGATACATACTTATTCAGGTTGCTGTATTCATCCCTGGCTGTGCGCTTGGTGACAGGACGGCTCTCGAATCGCCCTTTGCTGGTGATGGCGCAGACGGTGCAGACGTACTCCGTGCTGGGCGTCAGGCGCCGGGCCGTGTAGGATCGCTCAGTCCCCAGATACACAGACTTCCCATTCATGCTCAGTTCGTAATTGAAGAACCTGCCGATGGGATCCTTGGGCACCTCCCACGTGATGAACAATTCGCTGCGGCCGATGACGCAGACGGTGAGTCTGTCCGGTGCGTGGTCTCCTCCATCCATGGTCCGGGCCACCACAGAGACCCGCGGGCTGTGACCCCTTGAGTTACAGGAACAGACGCTGAAGGTATAACTGGTGGAAGGGGACAGGCCGCCCACAATGCAGGTCAGGTCAGAAGTGGTGTCCACAAGGGCGTCCTCCCTATACACCGCGTATTTAACGCTCGTACTGCAGTCTGCCGGGGGGCTCCAGGATAGCCTCACTTTTGTGGCCGTACGTCCCACGACTTGGAGCTCGGTGGGGCAGCTGGGCGCCGGCTCCTCCACAGTCACCATGGTGATCGCACTGGCCGGGCTCCGGTCGCCTTCCGTCTCCATCACTACTTTGAGATGGTGATGGCCGGGCTTGCAGTAAGGTAGGACGTACGAGAAGGATGGTCCATGGTACAGGAGGTGGTCCCCATcatacaacctgtggacagatggGTGAAGACGTGTACATTATGGCAGTGTATATAGGACCAAACACAAGAACGGCAATCCAGCGTCGGTAAGTAGAAAATCCAGATTTGATTAACTCACAGAAAAACGGTACatacaaccagcagatcagacgcgtttcaggcgcatgcgcccttcgtcagcgacgaagggcgcatgcgcctgaaacgcgtctgatctgctggttgttcGTACCGTTTTTACAGTGAGTTAATAAAATCTGGattttctacttacccacgctggaTTGCCGTTCTTGTGTTTGGATTTGTGTGCACCAGGGTGGGTGCGAATCTGTGTCGAGGGTGTACGGGTGGAGCGATGCTGGATTACATTGCCTGAATACTTGCCcactgtatatagtacacaggGCCGGGGATGTGCAGTATTtaaaggaaaaaatttaaaaagaagacCCCCTCTAGGCACAGGCTTCTCCGGAAGAATCAGGTAAAAAGATATATTAAAATGGAATATCTTCTAATTTGacaaccaatgacgcgtttcgggtatagtcccttcctcagattggcataagATTTACataccaatctgaggaagggtgtatacccgaaacgcgtcattggttgtCAAAATAAAAGATATTCCATTTTAATATATCTTTTTGCCTGATTCTTCCGGAGAAGCCTGCGCCTAGAGGGAGGTCTTCTTCTtctattttttcctttaaatacCCTTCGTGGACGGACCCTAGCCCTCATCCACTACCCCACGGCTTTGCAATATCTCTGTGAATCTGCAGATCATCTCTACCCACTACTTTGGGTTATATGCGCATATACCTTGGGCTCCAGGTGAGCACATTACTATCTGTTCAGTCCATCTGATCATCTGAGATTAATGCTCTAGGCGCCTTGTTTGGTCTTTTACATTACTGACCTGTAAGTGACCATTAGGCCGCTGTGCGCTCTGTGTTCCTTCCAGGACACCACGACTGACCCGGACCCCAGGATCTTCGCCGttggaggactgggttgggggagACGCTGGAGGTTCCGTAAGGTATGCTCCACCTCCTGCCGCAGCTCATCTCCGGCTGTATGCGATGCCGCGATTTTCTGTAATGGAGACGCGGAGGTGACGCAACTACGTCATATACAACTGCTGCCAAATTTAGGTGCGGGAGCATACGTGACAATACACctcatatactgtactgtaattcTATCACTCTTTCTCGCCACTGGTGCATGGAGAATATAGGATTGCCCATTATGCCGgtatctcccaaccagggtgcctccagctgttgcagaactacaactcccagcatgcctggacaaccaaaggCCACCACACCTGATGTATGGACCCAGTGGACTGGGGAAATCCAATATATacttacaccagtgattcccaaccagagtgcctacagctgttgcaaaactacaactcccagcatgcccggacaaccaaaggccACCACACCTGATGTATGGACCCAGTGGACTGGGGAAATCCAATATATacttacaccagtgattcccaaccagagtgcctacagctgttgcaaaactacaactcccagcatgcccggacaacgaaAGGCCACCACACCTGATGTATGGACCCAGTGGACTGGGGAAATCCAATATATacttacaccagtgattcccaaccagagtgcctccagctgttgcaaaactacaactcccagcatgcccggacaacgaaAGGCCACCACACCTGATGTATGGACCCAGTGGACTGGGGAAATCCAATATATacttacaccagtgattcccaaccaaagtgcctccagctgttgcaaaactacaactcccagcatgcccggacagccttcggctgtccgggcatgctgggagttgtagttttgcaacagctggaggcacactggttgggaaaaggaGCAGTCGATGCTTCACAATCCATTATAGAGCAGCCATTGtcattgtcctctagtgatagCATTGTCTTCTCTCTAGAAATAACCATGACAATCGTCTCCATGGTAACATGTCCACCATTAAACTCATGGCCATCCTATCGTGAATTCCCGGTGACAGCGCCATTACCAGTAAAGTATTTATGGGAGAGAAGGTCACCATGGAGACGATAGATACTGAGGTCTCACGAAGACTCAGCGAACGCGTCGTAGAGGAGAATCTACTATTTCttattctttgggggggggggtcggatgGCGGGGGCCGTTCCTTGTTAAGTCATCTGCAAGAATGTCATAATGTGATTAATGGGTGGAAAGGAATCATTAGTTCTTATCCGGACGAGGGGAGAGAGGGATCAGGATGTGGCATTGAAGGTCCTATGGCTTCCTATGCATTATAACCCGCTTATGTCAATCAGAAGATAACCCCGCCTCCCTGACTGCTTGGTAATATGCTACTCTCTGCCTAGTAGGCCACAGCGCTGCAGAGGGGTCATGTGACTACCCTTTGCTCTGTGATTGCTTGATAGTCCTGTCAATCAGAAGAGAGCTCCGCCTCCCTGACTACCTAGAATTATGGAACCGCCTACTTAGAAGGCGTCAGAGCTACAGAGTGGTCATGTGACCCCCTACTCTGCAATTGATAGTCCTGCCAATCATAAGAGAGCTCCGCCTCCCTGACTACCTAGAATTATGGCACCGACTACTTAGAAGGCGTCAGAGCTACAGAGTGGTCATGTGACCCCTACACTGCAATTGATAGTCCTTCCAATCAGAAGAGAGCTCCGCCTCACTGACTACCTAGAATTATGGCACCGCCTGCTTAGAAGGCGTCAGAGCTACAGAGTGGTCATGTGACCCCCTACTCTGCAATTGATAGTCCTGCCAATCATAAGAGAGCTCCGTCTCCCTGACTACCTAGAAATATGGCACCGTCTGCTTAGAAGGTGTCAGAGCTACAGAGTGGTCATGTGACCCCTACACTGAAATTGATAGTCCGGCCAATCAGAAGAGAGCTCCGCCTCCCTGACTACCTAGAATTCTGGCACTGACTGCTTAGAAAGCGTCAGAGCTACAGAATGGTCATGTGACCCCCTACTCTGCAATTGATAGTCCTGCCACTCAGAAGAGAGCTCCGCCTCCCTGACTACCTAGAATTCTGGCACTGACTGCTTAGAAAGCGTCAGAGCTACAGAATGGTCATGTGACCCCCTACTCTGCAATTGATAGTCCTGCCACTCAGAAGAGAGCTCCGCCTCCCTGACTACCTAGAATTATGGCACCGCCTGCTTAGAAAGCGTCAGAGCTACAGAATGGTCATGTGACCCCTACTCTGCAATTGATAGTCTTGCCAATCAGAAGAGTGCTCCGCATCCCTGACTACCTAGAATTATGGCACCGCCTACTTAGAAGGCGTCAGAGCTACAGAGTGGTCATGTGACCCCTACTCTGCAATTGACAGTCCTTCCAATCATAAGAGAGCTCCGCCTCCCTGACTACCTAGAATTATGGCACCTCCTGCTTAGAAGGCGTCAGAGCTACAGAGTGGTCATGTGACCCCCTACTCTGCAATTCATAGTCTGGCCAATCAGAATAGAGCTCCGCCTCCCTGACTACCTAGAATTATGGCACCGCCTGCTTAGAAGGCGTCAGAGCTACAGAGTGGTCATGTGACCCCTACTCTGCAATTGATAGTCTGGCCAATCAGAAGAGAGCTCCGCCTCCCTGGGACTGCCCTGAAATCCGACACCTCTTGCCAAGTAggtgtaggctgtccgggcatgctgggagttgtagtttcgcaacagctggaggcacactggttgggaaacactgccctacattaTGATGTAGATGAAATGTTGGAAATGGCTTAAGGGGCCCTTACATACAGGTCACCTGGGTGTGAAGGTTCGTGGACACTTACTTTTAGGATAGCCTCAAGGGTTGGGTGCTGCCATAGTCTCAGGACTCCTGAAGGAAACTTGGATATTCCCTTAACAGTTCTATAAAGAGAAAGGAGTGAAGTTCTACAACAATGGTCTTGCATTAGGCGTTCCCAAAAAAGTGGAAATCAGAAAAAAGGGTCAATGGCACTGGATAGCGTCCGAGTGGTCCCATATGACAGACATCTATATATCTTACATATAAGAGCTTCTCCAACCAAACACTACAGCTgtggccgaactacaactcccagcagaccgggcatcctgggagttgtagtttggccacagctggaggcaccctggttgggaaacactgcattacagcATGAGATTTGAGCATATCCACTTCACATGACCACCATGGCCTTGGTGGGGTCATCGAGATGTTactctagtacagtggtcttcaacctgcggacctccagatgttgcagaactacaattcccagcatgcccggacagccaacgactgtccgggcatgctgggaattgtagttttgcaacatctggaggtccgcaggttgaagaccactgctctagtagaACGGTCACAGAAGAGAAAGGTCATCTAGatgtttgtattaaaggggtactctggtgaaaaacttttttttttttaaatcaactggtgccaaagtgttaaacagatttgtaaattacttctttacaaaaatcttaacctttgttgtacttatcagctgctctatgctccacgggaagttcttttctttttaaaggggtactcccctggaattttttttttttttaaatcacctggtaccagaaagttaaacagatttgtaaattacttctagttaaaaaatcttaatccttccagtacttatcagctgctatacgctccacaggaagttcgtttctttttacatttcttttctatctgaccacagtgctctctgctgacacctctgtctgtctcaggaactgtccagagtaggagcaagtccccattgcaaacctctcccgctctggacagttcctgagacagacagaggagtcagcagagagcactgtggtcagatagaaaaaaaagtactgtaagtaagtactggaaggattatgatttttaaatagaagtaatttacaaatctgtttaactttctggcaccagttgatttaaaatatatatatttttcactggagttcccctttgatAACTCAGAGTACCCCTATTAATTTGGGATCTAGTTAACAAATCTTTCTATACGTTTGATACCGTCCCCCCAGGACCTGGTAATGGTTTCATGGTCTGACCTGTTCTGGGTTCCCATAGACCTGCACATGTTTTATGTCTTACCAGAGCTCAGATTTCCTTCAGCCATCGGGTCGGCTATTATTATAAGTATAATTTAAATTCATGGCGTGATTTTGCCCGTATCGCCGATGCCAGAGCCTCTTCGTAGCTCCTTGTTATGGGTGAAACCTTAACCATCTGAGGAGCCCAAGTGCTTTCAGCAAAACAAAGGGAAACTCAAGAACTTACATGGCAGCGAACCAGCAGGAGTCGTGCTCCGTGGACTGCAGGAGGTGGCAGAGCGTGTCCAGGACCTGAGGGAAGTGGTGGCTCTTCAGGAGGTGCTGGTGTCCGGCTTGGCTCGTCGCTAGGCACGTGAGGGCGAAGCAAGCGTTTCTGCTCCCGCCGGCGTCTCCTCCAGACATCATGGCCTCCAGTGCACAGATCTGGACTTATCAGGGGAAGACAGGACTTACAGAATATACCTCACCAAGGGGGCAAACAGCACGGAGACCTCTAGGGATCAACACTCTGAACAGTCATAGGACAGGAAAACAGCACCCTGACACCCGGGGGCAGCACCTTCCTAATGCTTGGAAGTGACAGGACACCCTACACTTAGGGGTGGCAGAACGACGACACCCGGACACTTGGGAGCAACAGGACAACGACACACTGACATGGTAACAGGAAAATACCCTGACACTTAGGGGTGACAGAACGACGACACCCGGACACTTGGGAGCAACAGGACAACGACACACTGACATGGTAACAGGAAAATACCCTGACACCTGGGGGCAGCACCTGCCTAATGCTTGGAAGTGACAGGACACCCTACACTTAGGGGTGATAGATCAATGACACCTGGACACTTGGGAGCAACAGGAAAACGACACACTGACATGGTAACAGGAAAATACCCTGACACTTAGGGGTGACAGAACAACGACACCCTGACATTTGGGGGATAAGAAAACGACACCCTGACACTTGGGGTATAAGAAACGACACCCTGACACTTGGGGGTGAAAGAACAAGACACCCTGACACTTGGGGGCAACAGGATTATACCCTGACACCTAGGGGTGACAGAATAACCACACCCTAACGCTTAGGGAATAAGAAAATGACACCCTAACACTTGGGGGATAAGAAAATGACACCCTGACACTTGGGGGATAAGAAAATGACACCCTAACACTTGGGGGATAAGAAAATGACACCCTGACACTTGGGGGTAACGAAAACGACATCCTGACACTTGGGGGTGACAGAAAAAGACACCCTGACACTTGGGGGCAGAAAACAACAACACCCTTACACTTGAAGGCAACAGCATAGTACCCTGACACTGAGGTGACAGAACAATGACACCCTGACACTTTGGGGTGAAAGAACAAGACACCCTGACACTTTGGGGTGAAAGAACAAGACACCCTGACACTTTGGGGTGAAAGAACAAGACACCCTGACACTTTGGGGTGAAAGAACAAGACACCCTGACACTTTGGGGTGAAAGAACAAGACACCCTGACACTTGGGGGTGAAAGAACAAGACACCCTGACACTTGGGAGTAACAAGACAACAGCACACTGACAATTAGGGCCAAAAAATAACAACACCTTGACACCTTATCAACAACACCCTGCCACTTGGGGCAACAAGACAATGACACCCGCTCACTTAAAGGATAAGAAAACGACACCTGCTCACTTGGGGGCAACAAGACAAAGACCCCCTGCCACTTGGGGGTGACAGAACAAGACACCCTGACACTCGGGAACATGTGGTTGgtgcactcaccatattgtcggCTTCCTCTAGAGCCAGCACCCGTCTCCTCCCTGCGTCCGTGTCACAGAGACGTCCAAGAGTGAAAGCTGCATTCAGTCCACAGCCTAGAAGACAGAGGAGATCCGCCATTTTGGATATATTACAGTGGGAAGCCATGTCTGGTGGCGATGACTTCTGCCATTTATGTCCATCGTGTGGCAGACACCAAAAGTTCTAAATGCAGATGTTGTCCAACCTCTCAACCCACAGAAATCAATAGGAATCATTTATGACCCAGAGCATCAGCAACCCAACATCTAATGGACAGGGCATGGTCTATAGCATTggcctccaaactatggacctcaagctgtagcaaaactacaactcccagcatgcccggacagccaccggctACTATGcacggatttgtagttttgcaacacagttgggagaccactgcattagaaaATAGATTGCTcaatactgctctataatgtcctccatgctgctgctgcttctgagggtgggctatagagcagtgtttcccaatctgttgcaaaactaaaactcccagcatgcccaaaaagccaCCGGCTActttgcagggagttgtagttttgcaacagctatagggacacagttgggagaccactgcattagaagattgctcagtactgctctataatgttctccacgctgctgctgcttctgagggtgggctgtagagcagtgtttccaaatctgttgcaaaactacaactcccagcatgcccggacaaccaacagctggagaccactgatctataggatGAAGGAGATGCTATCCTCACCTGCCTCATCCACTTGAAGCGACGCGATGATCTTCCGTAAGATCATGTCAGATTTAGGATGTTCCAGCAGCCGCTCGCACCCCTCCTGGCACATGGAGATGCGGGCGAGTACCAGGGCGCAGTTGCTGGCCGTCCAGTCGCTTGGAGAATCCAAAAGTTTTGTGATGTTCTCGATGATGAAGTCGGAATCCGGAGAAGAAAGGAGCCAACGTCTGCCTTGGCCGTTCTCTGCCTGTGGGGACAAAAGTGAGGAACTCAATGGGAACAAAGCACCAACATCTATCTCCTAGatcagtgctctccaaactgcaccaaaactacaactcccagcatgcccggacagccaacggctgtccgggcatgctgggagttgtagttttgcattatctggagatccacattttggagaccactgctctatacaccagtgtgaacacagcctgaataTAACATCCGTATTATTGTCGTTACATTCTGCACAGATCACAGCGGTTTTCATTGGCAAGTAATGCCGTGTCACCGTAACGTGATCTTACCGCTGCGACACAAGTGGTGGGAAGAGGTGCCAAAGTAAACCTGAACACGGTGAcactatgtacacagtgactccaccagcagaatagtgagtacagctctggagtataatacaggatataactcaggatcagtacaggataagtaatgtaatgtatgtacacagtgatctcaccagcagaatagtgagtatagctctgaagtataatacaagatataactcaggatcagtacaggataagtaatgtaatgtatgtacacagtgacctcaccagcagaatagtgagtacagctctggagtataatacaggatataactcaggatcagtacaggataagtaatgtaatgtatgtacacagtgatctcaccagcagaatagtgagtacagccctggagtataatacaggatataactcaggatcagtacaggataagtaatgtaatgtatgtacacagtgacctcaccagcagaatagtgagtatagctctgaagtataatacaggatataactcaggatcagtacagataagtaatgtaatgtatgtacacagtgacctcaccagcagaatagtgagtacagctctggagtataatacaggatgttaaCCTGATAAAACTTCCAGGTTATAAATGAAGTAAGGACCCCAGTACTGGGAGGTATGGTAGCACATGGGTGCACGCTGTTATGCCCAGCCCTATGGTCCAGTTCAGACTTAATTTCTCACCAGTGTTCCCAGGGCACCAGCAGCGTTCATGACAGATTCGGCATCATCCCACAGCAGCATGGCTCCCAGTCTCCCCAACAGGTCCCAGTCTGTTGCTCTTTCTGCCAGATTCACCAACATGACGGCGACTCCTGGGTCTTCAGCCACCGTGCCAAGAATGTAGGCAACATTACTGCAAAGCCTGCAACGACAGGAGTCATAATAGAACAGGATGTGTATTCCATATAACACCTATATAATGGCGCCATACAGTGAGCATATACTGTGTCTGTGCACAAGATGTTTACAGGGCAGGGTGGGGGGTAGTGAATGAAGGGgcaccctgctgccacattcccAGTGTCCCCCCTTATATCAGCTCAGGTGGTGTCAGGGGGGTGAaatagggggcactctgctgccaCATTCCCGGTGTCCCCCCTTATATCAGCTCAGGTGGTGTCAGGGGGGTGAaatagggggcactctgctgccaCATTCCCGGTGCCCCCCCTTATATCAGCTCACATGGTGTCAGGGTGGGGGGTGGTGAATTAGGGGGCACCTTGCTGGCACATTCCCGGTGCCCCCCCTTATATCAGTTCAGATGGTGTCAGGGTGGGGGGGGTGAATTAGGGGGTGCCCTGCTGCCACATTCCCGGTGTCCCCCCTTATATCAGCTCAGGTGGTGTCAG is a window encoding:
- the LOC130290486 gene encoding uncharacterized protein LOC130290486 isoform X1, whose translation is MVTEEPTSGGPAMDGLLPRLLSPLVDEGQECVALLMDRLQSQCEDLVDAMVKDQRCDRYLDTLCRFLHTPNVRLCSNVAYILGTVAEDPGVAVMLVNLAERATDWDLLGRLGAMLLWDDAESVMNAAGALGTLAENGQGRRWLLSSPDSDFIIENITKLLDSPSDWTASNCALVLARISMCQEGCERLLEHPKSDMILRKIIASLQVDEAGCGLNAAFTLGRLCDTDAGRRRVLALEEADNMICALEAMMSGGDAGGSRNACFALTCLATSQAGHQHLLKSHHFPQVLDTLCHLLQSTEHDSCWFAAITVKGISKFPSGVLRLWQHPTLEAILKKIAASHTAGDELRQEVEHTLRNLQRLPQPSPPTAKILGSGSVVVSWKEHRAHSGLMVTYRLYDGDHLLYHGPSFSYVLPYCKPGHHHLKVVMETEGDRSPASAITMVTVEEPAPSCPTELQVVGRTATKVRLSWSPPADCSTSVKYAVYREDALVDTTSDLTCIVGGLSPSTSYTFSVCSCNSRGHSPRVSVVARTMDGGDHAPDRLTVCVIGRSELFITWEVPKDPIGRFFNYELSMNGKSVYLGTERSYTARRLTPSTEYVCTVCAITSKGRFESRPVTKRTARDEYSNLNKNQTGGGRHTETSPATEATDQSEKPHRTEPPRRSSLTKSQSVRLVMSRQASKCKRDNKVHCARTRRESVISWMAESNNSPGTSQSSPTKQSSSPSDVTSGHMSKTLSQKESKKCPEQTENSGEKKPELRNPAELSPKPSKQTPLKTPDSPSSLPSCVSPDTKKPHGALGFRLMPIASLCSLEPEYLLHSRAKTETELIRPTGQDGPLQPILLQECSGGSDKDRCPAHKKALQPVRDPIVRYRHRSLKINAWDFTDAVTSGEKILGKFSASCPLTPTEDVLSHVSTATKSFARRDGLLSWGAGNQDGRRHSWSHLRTEVSSLQGLKSTEAKSVESLRGRRRRGSLTGSLQKDVHVLIGESGVTFRLPPSAPLRGSGPTTHCRTRT
- the LOC130290486 gene encoding uncharacterized protein LOC130290486 isoform X4, producing MLVNLAERATDWDLLGRLGAMLLWDDAESVMNAAGALGTLAENGQGRRWLLSSPDSDFIIENITKLLDSPSDWTASNCALVLARISMCQEGCERLLEHPKSDMILRKIIASLQVDEAGCGLNAAFTLGRLCDTDAGRRRVLALEEADNMICALEAMMSGGDAGGSRNACFALTCLATSQAGHQHLLKSHHFPQVLDTLCHLLQSTEHDSCWFAAITVKGISKFPSGVLRLWQHPTLEAILKKIAASHTAGDELRQEVEHTLRNLQRLPQPSPPTAKILGSGSVVVSWKEHRAHSGLMVTYRLYDGDHLLYHGPSFSYVLPYCKPGHHHLKVVMETEGDRSPASAITMVTVEEPAPSCPTELQVVGRTATKVRLSWSPPADCSTSVKYAVYREDALVDTTSDLTCIVGGLSPSTSYTFSVCSCNSRGHSPRVSVVARTMDGGDHAPDRLTVCVIGRSELFITWEVPKDPIGRFFNYELSMNGKSVYLGTERSYTARRLTPSTEYVCTVCAITSKGRFESRPVTKRTARDEYSNLNKNQTGGGRHTETSPATEATDQSEKPHRTEPPRRSSLTKSQSVRLVMSRQASKCKRDNKVHCARTRRESVISWMAESNNSPGTSQSSPTKQSSSPSDVTSGHMSKTLSQKESKKCPEQTENSGEKKPELRNPAELSPKPSKQTPLKTPDSPSSLPSCVSPDTKKPHGALGFRLMPIASLCSLEPEYLLHSRAKTETELIRPTGQDGPLQPILLQECSGGSDKDRCPAHKKALQPVRDPIVRYRHRSLKINAWDFTDAVTSGEKILGKFSASCPLTPTEDVLSHVSTATKSFARRDGLLSWGAGNQDGRRHSWSHLRTEVSSLQGLKSTEAKSVESLRGRRRRGSLTGSLQKDVHVLIGESGVTFRLPPSAPLRGSGPTTHCRTRT
- the LOC130290486 gene encoding uncharacterized protein LOC130290486 isoform X3, producing MLCSNVAYILGTVAEDPGVAVMLVNLAERATDWDLLGRLGAMLLWDDAESVMNAAGALGTLAENGQGRRWLLSSPDSDFIIENITKLLDSPSDWTASNCALVLARISMCQEGCERLLEHPKSDMILRKIIASLQVDEAGCGLNAAFTLGRLCDTDAGRRRVLALEEADNMICALEAMMSGGDAGGSRNACFALTCLATSQAGHQHLLKSHHFPQVLDTLCHLLQSTEHDSCWFAAITVKGISKFPSGVLRLWQHPTLEAILKKIAASHTAGDELRQEVEHTLRNLQRLPQPSPPTAKILGSGSVVVSWKEHRAHSGLMVTYRLYDGDHLLYHGPSFSYVLPYCKPGHHHLKVVMETEGDRSPASAITMVTVEEPAPSCPTELQVVGRTATKVRLSWSPPADCSTSVKYAVYREDALVDTTSDLTCIVGGLSPSTSYTFSVCSCNSRGHSPRVSVVARTMDGGDHAPDRLTVCVIGRSELFITWEVPKDPIGRFFNYELSMNGKSVYLGTERSYTARRLTPSTEYVCTVCAITSKGRFESRPVTKRTARDEYSNLNKNQTGGGRHTETSPATEATDQSEKPHRTEPPRRSSLTKSQSVRLVMSRQASKCKRDNKVHCARTRRESVISWMAESNNSPGTSQSSPTKQSSSPSDVTSGHMSKTLSQKESKKCPEQTENSGEKKPELRNPAELSPKPSKQTPLKTPDSPSSLPSCVSPDTKKPHGALGFRLMPIASLCSLEPEYLLHSRAKTETELIRPTGQDGPLQPILLQECSGGSDKDRCPAHKKALQPVRDPIVRYRHRSLKINAWDFTDAVTSGEKILGKFSASCPLTPTEDVLSHVSTATKSFARRDGLLSWGAGNQDGRRHSWSHLRTEVSSLQGLKSTEAKSVESLRGRRRRGSLTGSLQKDVHVLIGESGVTFRLPPSAPLRGSGPTTHCRTRT